One window of Treponema denticola genomic DNA carries:
- a CDS encoding cytochrome c oxidase assembly factor Coa1 family protein yields the protein MKTGFFFTIFFILWIGPIIAGVIVAKKKNRSPHWFWLGIWPGIGLWVFIIMLIFKPLEICESCNKTIPNGAKVCPYCGKETMMASKTTEEIKTIKKKENKKIIITVFTVLLIIFILVAGIFIFVGMAFKNSEPFKHSIELIENNSEIMEYIGNDYKQTGMILGSINVSGDSTGNASIMYKIKGKNGISRIYVKAEKENGIWIYQKILFYKELGSTDVIDLLEEK from the coding sequence ATGAAAACAGGATTTTTTTTTACTATTTTTTTTATTTTATGGATTGGACCAATTATTGCAGGGGTAATTGTTGCAAAAAAGAAAAATAGATCGCCGCATTGGTTTTGGCTTGGAATTTGGCCGGGAATAGGATTATGGGTTTTTATAATAATGTTAATTTTTAAACCCTTAGAAATCTGTGAATCATGCAATAAAACAATTCCAAATGGAGCTAAAGTTTGTCCCTATTGCGGAAAAGAAACAATGATGGCAAGTAAAACTACAGAAGAAATAAAAACAATAAAAAAGAAAGAAAATAAAAAAATAATAATAACAGTATTTACAGTTTTATTAATAATTTTTATATTAGTAGCAGGTATTTTTATATTTGTAGGGATGGCTTTTAAAAATTCTGAACCATTTAAGCATTCAATCGAATTAATCGAGAATAATTCAGAAATTATGGAATATATTGGAAATGATTATAAACAGACAGGAATGATATTAGGTTCAATAAATGTAAGTGGAGATTCAACGGGAAATGCTTCAATTATGTATAAGATAAAAGGAAAAAATGGGATTTCCAGAATTTATGTAAAAGCGGAGAAAGAAAATGGAATTTGGATATATCAAAAAATTTTATTTTATAAAGAGCTTGGTAGCACGGATGTAATAGATTTATTAGAAGAAAAATAA
- a CDS encoding type II toxin-antitoxin system prevent-host-death family antitoxin codes for MIAIKPVSDLRNYNKVLQDVADESPVFLTKNGRGCYAVISIRDYEKLTARKTLFSELKKGEESALQNGWLDTTQVRKIAGL; via the coding sequence ATGATTGCTATAAAACCTGTTTCGGATTTGCGTAATTATAATAAAGTCTTGCAGGATGTTGCTGATGAATCGCCGGTCTTTCTTACTAAAAATGGCAGGGGGTGTTATGCGGTAATTTCCATAAGAGATTACGAAAAATTAACGGCTAGGAAAACTCTTTTTTCTGAATTGAAGAAAGGTGAAGAATCTGCTTTGCAAAACGGATGGCTGGACACAACACAAGTCAGAAAAATAGCGGGACTTTGA
- a CDS encoding type II toxin-antitoxin system RelE/ParE family toxin: protein MEKAEQDLSEIVAYLSDTLCNPKAADSLLEEFLEVKTNIENNPYMYPLCNDLVLQIEGYHRFLFKKNYIALYLINDEKKEVSIMRIFYAKRDYNNLI, encoded by the coding sequence ATGGAAAAAGCAGAACAAGATTTGTCGGAAATAGTAGCATATCTTTCTGATACGCTCTGCAATCCTAAAGCTGCTGACAGTTTGCTGGAAGAATTTTTAGAGGTAAAAACAAACATTGAAAATAATCCGTATATGTATCCTTTATGTAATGATTTGGTTCTGCAAATAGAAGGATATCATAGGTTTCTTTTTAAGAAAAATTATATTGCATTGTATCTTATTAATGATGAAAAAAAAGAAGTTTCAATAATGCGTATTTTTTATGCAAAAAGAGATTATAATAATTTAATATAA
- a CDS encoding type II toxin-antitoxin system Phd/YefM family antitoxin, which translates to MPRIVPIRDLKNTTAISQICHEDKEPIFVTKNGYGDMVIMSMETYEKNLFLSNVYGKLEEAKQDMKNGRYSSVEDAVSRIREKHGL; encoded by the coding sequence ATGCCAAGAATAGTTCCGATAAGAGATTTAAAAAATACTACAGCAATTTCACAAATATGCCATGAGGATAAAGAGCCTATCTTTGTTACGAAAAACGGTTATGGAGACATGGTAATTATGAGTATGGAAACCTATGAAAAAAATCTTTTTCTTTCCAATGTTTATGGTAAACTTGAAGAAGCAAAGCAGGACATGAAAAACGGCAGATATTCTTCTGTCGAGGATGCAGTTTCCCGTATAAGGGAGAAACATGGCCTATAG
- a CDS encoding DUF6710 family protein, translated as MIIKKKEIYSSLHLYNEIRNYNVTELQNITNHLCDLVIYKYISSVLLNKEHCSMSNLRMDQLFIDFYQIEKDYPFYKYVKTETVEHEMNLNDSAVLSFPWRKDSVLWMLQKIPNPDFVWKEDTNHSITLVKPFNFYFINNGNHSIAGGRIARKGTIICNHAIDYTSIIRTYDYNGKYFYNEKNKRLNKPFLNEFGELFILGKVLLEKIA; from the coding sequence ATGATAATTAAGAAAAAAGAAATTTATTCATCTTTACATTTATACAACGAAATAAGAAACTACAATGTAACTGAATTACAAAATATTACAAATCATCTGTGTGATTTAGTAATTTATAAATATATAAGTTCAGTATTACTGAATAAAGAACATTGTTCAATGTCAAACTTACGGATGGATCAGTTATTTATTGATTTTTATCAGATTGAAAAAGATTATCCATTTTATAAATATGTTAAAACGGAAACAGTGGAACATGAAATGAATCTTAATGATTCTGCTGTTTTATCATTTCCATGGAGAAAGGACAGTGTTCTTTGGATGTTGCAAAAAATCCCAAACCCTGACTTTGTATGGAAAGAAGATACTAATCATAGTATAACATTGGTAAAACCTTTTAATTTCTATTTTATAAATAATGGTAATCATTCTATAGCAGGTGGACGAATAGCAAGAAAAGGAACCATAATATGTAATCACGCAATAGATTATACAAGCATAATCAGAACTTATGATTATAATGGTAAGTATTTTTATAATGAAAAGAATAAACGATTAAATAAACCTTTCCTAAATGAATTTGGAGAACTATTTATTCTTGGAAAAGTTTTACTTGAGAAAATTGCCTAA
- a CDS encoding toxin → MIFDWNNEKNMMLKRDRNISFGRIIVAIEQDNLLDILEHPNKEKYPNQLLLLVEIDKYVYVVPCVFENDVCFLKTIFPSRKYTSKYLDWKGEENE, encoded by the coding sequence ATGATATTCGATTGGAATAATGAAAAAAATATGATGCTTAAAAGAGATAGAAATATATCGTTTGGGCGGATTATTGTGGCAATTGAGCAAGATAATTTATTGGATATTTTAGAGCATCCAAATAAAGAAAAATATCCAAATCAACTTTTGCTTCTTGTAGAAATTGATAAATATGTATATGTAGTTCCTTGTGTATTTGAAAACGATGTTTGTTTTTTGAAAACTATTTTTCCAAGTAGAAAATATACCTCGAAATATCTTGATTGGAAAGGAGAAGAAAATGAATAG
- a CDS encoding SIMPL domain-containing protein has translation MEIRNESKIEIIKLSMIIFTIIISLIILSKTFLERNKETEVIQVTGLGTKDFEADLIVWSGSFSQIDIDLKNAYERLHLDQNKIIEFLKKRNVSTHEYLFSAVVIDKEYETIYDMDKNQKRLFKGYRLMQDIKIESNEVEKIETISREITELINMGVEFYSSKPQYYYTKLAELKKELIEHATENAKTRAETIASKSGFKLGRLKNANMGVFQIIARNSNEDYSWAGTFNTTSKQKTATITMKLQFGIQ, from the coding sequence ATGGAAATAAGAAATGAATCAAAGATTGAAATTATAAAACTTTCTATGATTATATTTACAATTATTATATCATTAATTATTTTATCAAAGACATTTTTGGAAAGAAATAAAGAGACTGAAGTAATCCAAGTAACAGGCTTGGGAACAAAAGATTTTGAAGCTGATTTGATTGTATGGTCTGGTTCATTTTCACAGATTGATATTGATTTAAAAAATGCGTATGAGCGATTGCATCTTGATCAAAATAAAATAATAGAGTTTCTAAAAAAGCGAAATGTGTCAACGCATGAATATTTATTTTCAGCAGTAGTAATTGATAAGGAATATGAAACAATATATGACATGGATAAAAACCAAAAACGTCTTTTTAAAGGATATCGCTTAATGCAAGATATAAAGATTGAATCAAACGAAGTAGAGAAAATAGAAACTATTTCACGAGAAATTACAGAGTTAATCAATATGGGGGTTGAATTCTATTCATCTAAACCGCAATATTATTATACGAAACTGGCTGAATTGAAAAAAGAATTAATTGAACATGCAACTGAAAATGCAAAAACTAGAGCAGAAACAATAGCGAGTAAATCAGGATTTAAACTAGGACGATTGAAGAATGCGAATATGGGTGTATTTCAAATAATAGCTAGAAATTCAAATGAAGATTATTCTTGGGCGGGAACTTTTAATACTACATCAAAACAAAAGACCGCAACAATAACAATGAAATTACAATTTGGAATACAATAG